In the genome of Coraliomargarita algicola, one region contains:
- a CDS encoding sodium:solute symporter family protein, whose protein sequence is MKIEYITLAIYLGLLLLLGGYFSKFNKNLSDFVRGGGQGTWWMVGTSMLMSGISAFTFTGNASAAYQGGPSLLVIYMANCAGYAMGGLFLGRWFRQTRAYTTADVVRSRFGTSVEQFSAFFWVILGPFAAAIQLYALALFASTALQLPLVPLIIIIGIIVTFYSTMGGKWAVMATDFVQALVLLSITMLVFYLSTKAIGGFGAFFDYFKDPRFAEDFSFFNEPGHFPEDRFTIKWALIVFFMQFYSQISLTTAGRFIAAKDGREASRASWWAFLLMALGSAIWFLPPMVARFLFEADIMASGLEKPAESAYSFIATKLLPNGMMGIMIAAMFAATMSSMDSGLNGQVGNIVRNIIPRIRGALGNHNELPPKTELRICHVATLVLGTLIISYSIFLSIQDKIALFDAYLIIGSIVGVPMGFPLFMALWFKKLPNWSYFPIYGSCMIPSIWSFIDQRQTGVSWTMQERTLWILAFGLLATLICRLFYAKSSAESRQKTVDFFKTMHHPIDYEKEIGSSEIDYSQYFVLSKAVFLVGAMVLLLLFIPNPWSQRLYVIYISLFFFSISGILYWGGNKVRNRIHPDES, encoded by the coding sequence ATGAAGATAGAATATATTACATTAGCAATTTATCTCGGCCTGCTCCTACTACTAGGCGGCTACTTCTCGAAGTTTAATAAGAACTTAAGCGACTTCGTTCGAGGAGGAGGCCAGGGAACTTGGTGGATGGTAGGAACTAGCATGTTGATGAGTGGAATTAGCGCTTTTACTTTCACTGGCAATGCCTCAGCGGCCTATCAAGGTGGCCCCAGCTTACTCGTTATTTATATGGCGAATTGCGCAGGCTACGCAATGGGAGGTCTTTTCTTGGGTCGATGGTTTCGGCAAACACGGGCTTACACAACAGCTGACGTGGTTCGCTCACGATTCGGAACTTCTGTTGAACAATTCTCCGCCTTTTTCTGGGTTATACTGGGGCCATTCGCGGCCGCAATTCAACTCTACGCACTCGCCCTATTCGCCAGTACCGCACTTCAACTCCCCTTAGTACCACTCATAATTATTATCGGAATCATCGTCACATTTTACTCAACCATGGGCGGAAAATGGGCAGTCATGGCAACAGACTTCGTACAGGCATTAGTTCTCTTATCAATTACTATGCTGGTCTTCTACCTATCAACTAAGGCAATTGGTGGGTTTGGAGCCTTCTTCGATTATTTTAAAGATCCACGCTTTGCTGAAGATTTTAGTTTCTTCAATGAACCCGGCCATTTCCCAGAAGATCGCTTCACTATAAAGTGGGCATTGATCGTGTTTTTCATGCAGTTCTACTCTCAAATCAGTCTAACAACTGCTGGACGCTTCATCGCAGCAAAAGACGGAAGAGAAGCATCTCGTGCCTCTTGGTGGGCATTCTTACTAATGGCACTTGGCAGCGCAATTTGGTTTCTACCACCGATGGTTGCACGCTTTTTGTTCGAAGCAGATATCATGGCAAGCGGTCTCGAAAAGCCAGCAGAATCTGCCTACTCCTTCATTGCAACTAAACTTCTACCAAACGGAATGATGGGAATAATGATTGCTGCGATGTTTGCCGCAACTATGAGCAGCATGGATTCTGGTCTAAACGGTCAAGTCGGTAATATCGTGCGAAACATCATACCGCGCATACGTGGGGCATTAGGCAATCACAATGAATTGCCCCCGAAAACAGAATTAAGAATCTGCCATGTCGCGACCCTAGTGCTTGGTACGCTGATCATCAGTTATTCAATATTCTTGTCTATTCAGGATAAAATAGCCTTGTTCGACGCCTATCTCATAATTGGCTCGATTGTTGGCGTCCCCATGGGCTTCCCCCTCTTCATGGCACTCTGGTTCAAGAAACTACCAAACTGGTCATACTTCCCTATATATGGCTCATGCATGATCCCATCGATTTGGTCTTTCATCGATCAACGACAAACTGGAGTCTCTTGGACAATGCAAGAACGCACACTCTGGATTTTAGCATTTGGCCTACTAGCGACACTCATCTGCCGACTCTTCTATGCGAAATCTTCAGCTGAATCGCGCCAGAAAACAGTGGATTTTTTCAAGACAATGCATCACCCCATTGATTATGAAAAAGAAATTGGATCCTCCGAAATCGACTACTCTCAGTATTTCGTATTGAGCAAAGCAGTCTTTCTAGTTGGGGCAATGGTCCTCTTACTTCTCTTCATTCCCAACCCTTGGTCTCAGCGACTCTACGTAATCTACATTTCGCTCTTCTTTTTCAGTATAAGCGGCATATTATATTGGGGCGGAAATAAAGTACGTAATAGAATTCACCCTGATGAAAGTTAA
- a CDS encoding LacI family DNA-binding transcriptional regulator, with protein MKKVTIREVAERANVHYSTVSLALHDNPRIPKKTRLRIQNLAKKMGYSPDPMLNALSAYRRRNNSRPYEATLAWFNNHPVTPKSYNQCPFPEYLEGARLKALKLGYKIEEFKLQKNGYSPKRLHSILKARNIRGILIQPQPTGISQIDFNFDDFSAVTFGYSLLEPRLHMVCPDQYQQMRLMLEKLRKIGYTRIGFELTEGFESRCSHNWEAAYWVDYYRQPKKNRLSPLVLQPRCHLEFDSFEKWLSKEKPQVIVSTSASEVIQEYLYRMKLEIPNDIGLVRHSVSSTDSKSTGIYENGLLLGSNAVDLLVSMLNNQTYGVPEIPQRLLITGNWKPGKTILHDRQLIKSTC; from the coding sequence ATGAAAAAAGTGACAATTCGCGAAGTAGCAGAACGTGCAAATGTACATTATTCCACAGTTTCTTTAGCTCTACATGACAATCCTCGCATCCCAAAGAAAACCCGTCTACGCATTCAAAATTTAGCAAAAAAAATGGGATATAGCCCAGATCCAATGCTTAATGCTCTCAGTGCTTATCGCCGCAGAAACAATAGTCGTCCTTATGAAGCAACCCTAGCTTGGTTTAACAACCATCCTGTCACTCCCAAATCTTATAATCAATGCCCCTTCCCTGAATATCTGGAAGGCGCACGCCTCAAAGCACTGAAACTCGGCTATAAAATAGAAGAGTTTAAGCTACAAAAGAATGGCTACTCACCTAAACGTTTACACTCTATACTAAAAGCCCGTAACATACGTGGAATATTAATACAGCCTCAACCAACAGGAATTAGTCAGATAGATTTTAATTTTGATGACTTTAGTGCCGTGACATTCGGTTATAGCCTACTGGAACCACGTTTGCACATGGTCTGCCCCGATCAATACCAACAGATGAGACTGATGCTAGAAAAACTTCGCAAGATCGGTTACACGCGTATCGGCTTTGAACTTACAGAAGGCTTTGAATCGCGCTGTAGTCACAATTGGGAAGCTGCATATTGGGTAGACTACTATAGACAGCCTAAAAAAAATCGCCTCTCACCACTGGTATTGCAACCTCGCTGCCATCTAGAATTTGATTCTTTCGAAAAGTGGCTATCCAAAGAAAAACCTCAGGTCATCGTCTCCACATCTGCAAGCGAAGTCATTCAGGAATATTTGTACCGCATGAAACTTGAGATTCCCAATGACATTGGTCTCGTCCGACACTCAGTTAGTTCAACTGATAGCAAGAGTACAGGTATCTATGAAAACGGCCTACTGCTGGGATCTAATGCTGTAGATCTACTAGTATCAATGTTGAACAACCAAACTTATGGCGTGCCAGAGATCCCCCAACGTCTGTTAATTACCGGCAATTGGAAACCAGGAAAAACAATCCTGCATGACAGACAGCTAATAAAGTCAACTTGTTGA
- a CDS encoding PEP-CTERM sorting domain-containing protein (PEP-CTERM proteins occur, often in large numbers, in the proteomes of bacteria that also encode an exosortase, a predicted intramembrane cysteine proteinase. The presence of a PEP-CTERM domain at a protein's C-terminus predicts cleavage within the sorting domain, followed by covalent anchoring to some some component of the (usually Gram-negative) cell surface. Many PEP-CTERM proteins exhibit an unusual sequence composition that includes large numbers of potential glycosylation sites. Expression of one such protein has been shown restore the ability of a bacterium to form floc, a type of biofilm.) has product MIDEVRYSDAALSEGELLNVIPEPSSFALLLGITAVSWVSMSRRRK; this is encoded by the coding sequence GTGATCGACGAAGTCCGTTACTCGGATGCGGCTTTAAGTGAAGGAGAACTTTTGAATGTTATTCCTGAGCCTTCGTCATTTGCGCTGCTATTGGGAATTACAGCAGTTAGCTGGGTTTCCATGTCTCGTCGTCGCAAATAA
- a CDS encoding heparinase II/III family protein yields the protein MKRFFSHQSLVSVAIVFAVLMSYQIVGAVEEYDAIQPVSRKRVQEIVQWLEDEPRGLGYPIGIRAQWDALAQYPEFAQVVQKAEKYIGTEPPRLTDEDYLAYQRTGVRVSDKIFRERLKRINDMALAEALENRGRFLSTLEADIGAILTERTWVAAPTDRELKNFHGERMETDLEVAMRAWALATVDYWLGERLSPKIREGIRYEVHRRALEPYMSILRTGEYPDDERGWWWWMTGSNNWNAVCLAGVTGAGLALLPEKDDRALLLAGLEQYLPNYLKGLGTDGYCSEGMMYWGYGLGHYVLAAELARNATGNKLDLYQSPRLHLVARYPEKLMLGDDLYPAYADTRIGSKPSTWVLDLLARRLDLGGEGWIQPKPQRRDPWVYIIGTTAFLPRDQQQVHRTVLPMRSIFELSGIYTLRQRDAAAPHFAVAIKGGSNGEYHNHNDIGTFVVASGGTVQILDPGHEGYDADSFSPRRYENKIRSSWGHPVPLVGGQLQVAGKERRAELIATDFSDEQDVIQFDLKSAYDFEPLSKLHRNFIYTRGEAPSLVIEDYVEYTSPEAFGVALVAGSSWKSLGDDRLIIQSVDGGLYVDIDTDGLPYSIDEDTSIARDLPITRIGINLDEPTSKARITLRVYPQHIEL from the coding sequence ATGAAGCGCTTCTTCAGTCATCAATCTCTTGTAAGTGTCGCAATCGTTTTCGCGGTCCTCATGTCCTACCAAATTGTTGGAGCCGTCGAAGAATACGATGCTATCCAGCCCGTTTCCCGGAAGCGTGTACAAGAGATTGTTCAATGGCTTGAGGATGAGCCTCGTGGTCTCGGTTACCCTATCGGCATTCGGGCGCAATGGGATGCTTTGGCGCAGTATCCAGAGTTTGCTCAGGTCGTGCAGAAAGCTGAGAAGTATATTGGTACGGAGCCGCCAAGGTTGACCGATGAAGACTATCTTGCATATCAGAGGACGGGTGTTCGTGTGTCAGATAAAATTTTCCGTGAGCGCCTGAAGCGGATCAATGATATGGCGCTCGCGGAAGCCTTGGAGAATCGCGGGCGTTTTTTATCAACCCTTGAAGCTGATATTGGAGCCATTTTGACAGAAAGGACATGGGTTGCAGCACCCACTGATCGTGAATTAAAGAATTTTCATGGAGAGCGCATGGAGACAGACTTGGAAGTGGCTATGCGTGCTTGGGCGCTTGCGACTGTCGATTATTGGCTAGGGGAACGTCTCAGTCCGAAAATTCGCGAAGGTATACGATATGAGGTCCACCGTCGTGCTTTAGAGCCGTATATGAGCATCCTCCGCACTGGTGAATACCCGGACGATGAACGCGGTTGGTGGTGGTGGATGACGGGGTCTAACAATTGGAATGCCGTTTGTCTTGCTGGTGTGACTGGTGCTGGTTTGGCGCTTTTGCCAGAGAAAGATGACCGCGCGTTACTCTTGGCCGGATTAGAGCAGTATCTGCCTAATTATCTAAAAGGGCTTGGGACTGATGGATACTGTAGTGAAGGGATGATGTATTGGGGGTATGGCTTGGGGCATTATGTGTTGGCGGCAGAATTAGCTCGGAATGCGACAGGCAATAAGCTGGATTTATATCAGAGTCCACGTCTCCATTTGGTGGCTAGATATCCAGAGAAATTGATGCTTGGCGATGATTTGTATCCAGCATACGCGGATACTAGAATTGGTTCGAAACCGAGCACTTGGGTTCTGGACCTATTGGCTCGTCGTCTTGATTTGGGGGGTGAAGGCTGGATTCAGCCAAAGCCTCAACGCAGGGACCCATGGGTATACATTATTGGAACTACGGCTTTTCTTCCGCGTGATCAACAGCAAGTGCACCGGACTGTCTTGCCGATGCGAAGCATCTTTGAATTAAGTGGGATTTATACATTGCGACAACGAGATGCAGCGGCTCCGCATTTTGCTGTGGCCATTAAAGGAGGCTCTAATGGCGAGTATCATAATCATAATGATATCGGCACGTTTGTAGTCGCCTCGGGAGGGACTGTGCAAATACTGGACCCTGGTCATGAAGGATATGATGCTGATTCTTTTTCTCCTCGTAGGTATGAGAATAAGATTCGTTCTTCATGGGGGCATCCTGTGCCCTTAGTCGGAGGGCAGCTGCAAGTTGCTGGTAAGGAGCGACGGGCCGAGTTGATCGCGACAGATTTTTCTGATGAACAGGATGTTATTCAGTTTGATCTTAAATCAGCCTATGATTTTGAGCCATTGAGTAAGCTTCACCGTAACTTTATTTATACTCGAGGAGAAGCGCCTTCGCTTGTAATTGAAGATTATGTTGAGTATACTTCGCCTGAAGCCTTTGGTGTGGCCCTTGTGGCGGGGAGCTCCTGGAAATCTTTGGGGGATGATCGGCTCATTATTCAGTCTGTGGATGGTGGTTTGTATGTTGATATCGATACGGATGGATTACCATATTCTATAGATGAGGATACATCCATCGCCCGTGATCTTCCTATCACACGAATAGGTATTAATTTGGATGAGCCGACCAGCAAAGCCCGGATCACACTTCGCGTTTATCCTCAACATATAGAATTATGA
- a CDS encoding SGNH/GDSL hydrolase family protein, with protein MILKSLLLVWLCVPVCLQAVLPRSELLRPKDRWVVVGDSITQNGTYYAWVALYYLTRYPDMDFSVVNAGISGDNATKALSRYSWDIACSHASVATVMFGMNDIGRSLYGVDSPSEKILQRRKMAMDDYQESLTTLVKRLKEDGMRVILLSPSPYDDTAEVKSENHKGANLALRACADYMRELSKREQVDFIDIHKPMTELNQQRQAQDPTLTLTGPDRIHPQTPGHVVAAYFMLTSAGVTGEVSNVVLDYQTKRVVDVQRATVSDLSFSPDEMSFTLLEEALPYPLGKYGAPAREWIPLEQSLSREVLRIKNLPSGNYRLSIDDIEIANMSAQELGQGVNLGTHQNTPQYLQAQEVLRVLMEWRYNVGYRKRAIAQIEYWTLGHLKKPVDVLTGVTAATKKREEVAQSADSKKDYILGLLDRYLEWKAREAEIDERIKRLFQQARVKARPVSHQYTIKRIAD; from the coding sequence ATGATTCTGAAAAGCTTACTTCTGGTCTGGCTTTGTGTGCCTGTATGTTTACAGGCGGTGCTTCCACGGTCTGAGCTGTTAAGGCCAAAAGATCGTTGGGTTGTTGTGGGAGACAGTATCACCCAGAATGGTACATATTATGCCTGGGTTGCCTTGTATTATCTTACACGATATCCTGACATGGACTTCTCGGTCGTGAATGCTGGGATTTCAGGCGATAATGCTACTAAGGCGCTCAGTCGTTATTCATGGGATATTGCGTGTAGTCATGCATCTGTGGCTACAGTCATGTTTGGAATGAATGATATTGGCCGGTCTTTGTATGGAGTTGATTCTCCCAGCGAGAAGATTCTTCAGCGTCGGAAAATGGCAATGGATGATTACCAAGAGTCGTTGACCACATTAGTCAAACGTCTTAAAGAAGACGGGATGCGTGTCATATTGCTTTCTCCATCGCCTTACGATGATACTGCTGAAGTAAAATCTGAGAATCATAAGGGTGCCAATCTTGCGCTGAGAGCATGTGCAGATTATATGCGTGAACTTTCCAAGCGTGAGCAGGTTGATTTTATTGATATTCATAAGCCGATGACTGAATTAAATCAACAGCGGCAAGCTCAGGATCCGACACTCACACTTACTGGCCCTGATCGTATTCATCCCCAAACTCCGGGGCATGTGGTGGCTGCGTATTTCATGCTTACGAGCGCGGGGGTAACAGGTGAGGTCTCTAATGTTGTTTTGGATTATCAGACTAAGCGTGTCGTAGATGTTCAACGAGCGACGGTCAGTGATCTTAGCTTCAGTCCCGATGAAATGAGTTTTACATTGTTGGAAGAGGCTTTGCCTTATCCGTTGGGTAAATACGGAGCGCCAGCCAGGGAGTGGATTCCACTTGAGCAATCTCTGAGCCGGGAAGTTTTACGGATTAAAAATTTACCATCGGGTAATTATCGTTTGAGTATTGATGATATTGAGATTGCGAATATGTCAGCTCAAGAGTTGGGGCAAGGTGTCAATTTAGGAACCCATCAGAATACGCCTCAATATCTTCAGGCACAAGAGGTCCTACGGGTTTTGATGGAATGGCGTTATAACGTAGGTTATCGTAAACGTGCCATTGCACAGATTGAGTATTGGACATTGGGACACTTAAAAAAACCTGTGGATGTATTGACGGGCGTGACCGCCGCGACCAAGAAGAGGGAAGAAGTCGCACAGTCTGCTGATAGCAAAAAAGATTACATTCTGGGCTTATTAGATCGATATCTCGAATGGAAGGCCAGAGAGGCCGAAATAGATGAAAGGATCAAAAGGCTGTTTCAGCAAGCACGCGTAAAAGCTCGTCCAGTGTCACATCAATATACGATCAAACGAATTGCTGATTGA
- a CDS encoding DUF1559 domain-containing protein, with the protein MKIYIRAKQKMGFSLIELLSVVAVITILLAILIPALSKVRNQAKAVGCLSNMRQIGLAINMYAMEHNQTLPGPLYLAGGNIVGTKRLPYYIAPYLDRGQAEDGDSLDVFVCPAWADATQGLEGAGIQYIHVKTSAGKDPFGYPGAKVTAPPMTLYDIAEGDGLAQTAVLTELDAQSPIVSSGWGTLAPEPVHGTFRHTLYFDGRVEKTPLDEAP; encoded by the coding sequence ATGAAGATATATATTCGGGCAAAGCAGAAAATGGGGTTTTCTTTAATTGAGTTACTCAGTGTGGTTGCGGTGATTACTATTCTTCTGGCGATATTGATTCCAGCGCTATCAAAGGTGCGTAATCAGGCCAAAGCTGTTGGTTGTCTCAGTAATATGCGCCAAATTGGACTGGCGATAAATATGTATGCAATGGAGCATAATCAAACTTTGCCAGGGCCACTTTACTTGGCGGGAGGAAACATTGTGGGGACGAAACGATTACCTTATTATATCGCTCCATATTTAGATCGAGGCCAAGCTGAAGATGGGGATTCGCTTGATGTATTTGTTTGTCCCGCATGGGCAGATGCAACGCAAGGCTTGGAGGGTGCGGGCATACAGTATATTCATGTGAAGACAAGTGCCGGTAAGGATCCTTTTGGTTATCCGGGTGCTAAAGTGACCGCGCCTCCTATGACGCTTTACGATATTGCGGAGGGGGACGGATTGGCTCAGACTGCGGTGTTGACTGAGTTGGATGCTCAGTCGCCAATCGTTTCGTCTGGTTGGGGAACACTGGCGCCAGAACCTGTCCATGGTACATTTCGGCATACTCTGTATTTTGATGGTCGTGTTGAGAAGACGCCACTGGATGAGGCTCCGTGA
- a CDS encoding GH39 family glycosyl hydrolase — translation MKNKQNDLTALQSEQLINLSEYGLRYLGDIPIRDSKDIVKSRIGVGFETLDRQMFDPEKVYPHLAKLGAKFARVQTGWSRCETSKGVYDFTWLEEIVDQLIEVGVEPLFSLSFGNTLYCTDAEHESAVGYVPLYYGEEATQAWRNYLTALAETFKGRVRSWEVWNEPNISQFWYPKEPDPTAYAELVRISAKAVRSGHPSARIIGGAMSKLDSHFLEAILQCGIAKHIDAFSFHPYQLVPEDNMLNMHAVIRRLLDKYSDGKDIEIWQGENGCPSQTEGHNDDWLGLYDTDQVVQAKWVVRRILCDLKNDYDMALYFHAVDLMARPYRQSDGKERKPVMMGLVHGDSYEPKYSFEAMQRVCTLFDSDSHVEELYCQFLEPNPARPSLCGRMGGPMSASFTRKGVPLVALWLTEDPQQKRPAEEIDLVFWCDSNLKFDEPVLADIMTGRIYDVAPLLSPFVPGRKDVGLRCRIPLPDYPLILTDRSVFDEFGGMVDSQ, via the coding sequence ATGAAAAATAAACAAAATGATCTCACTGCTTTACAATCTGAGCAGTTAATTAATCTATCTGAATACGGATTGCGTTATCTCGGCGATATTCCTATTCGAGATTCGAAGGATATAGTTAAATCTCGAATCGGAGTTGGCTTTGAAACTTTGGATCGGCAGATGTTCGACCCTGAAAAAGTTTATCCACATTTGGCAAAATTGGGGGCGAAATTCGCGCGTGTTCAGACGGGCTGGTCTCGATGTGAAACATCGAAGGGAGTTTATGACTTTACATGGTTGGAGGAGATTGTGGATCAATTGATCGAAGTCGGAGTTGAGCCCCTATTCTCACTTAGTTTTGGCAATACTCTATACTGCACGGATGCTGAGCACGAATCAGCAGTCGGTTACGTTCCTCTCTATTATGGAGAAGAAGCGACCCAAGCTTGGCGCAATTACCTCACCGCCTTAGCGGAAACTTTCAAGGGGCGTGTGCGCAGTTGGGAAGTTTGGAATGAACCAAACATCTCTCAGTTTTGGTATCCTAAAGAGCCCGATCCCACTGCCTATGCGGAGCTGGTACGCATCAGCGCAAAAGCTGTGCGTAGTGGACACCCCAGCGCAAGGATCATTGGAGGTGCTATGTCAAAACTGGATTCGCATTTCCTCGAAGCAATTCTTCAGTGTGGTATCGCCAAGCATATTGATGCCTTTTCATTCCATCCTTACCAACTGGTTCCTGAGGATAACATGTTGAATATGCATGCGGTGATTCGGCGTCTTCTCGATAAGTATTCGGACGGGAAGGACATCGAAATCTGGCAGGGAGAAAATGGCTGTCCATCCCAGACCGAAGGGCACAACGATGACTGGTTGGGGCTCTATGATACCGATCAGGTGGTGCAGGCGAAGTGGGTCGTCCGGCGTATTTTATGTGACTTGAAAAATGATTATGACATGGCACTCTATTTTCATGCCGTGGATTTGATGGCGCGTCCTTATCGTCAATCTGATGGGAAAGAGCGCAAGCCAGTTATGATGGGGCTCGTTCATGGTGACAGTTACGAACCGAAATATTCATTCGAAGCTATGCAACGGGTTTGCACCCTCTTCGATAGTGACAGTCATGTGGAGGAACTTTATTGTCAGTTTTTAGAGCCGAACCCAGCACGGCCATCTCTTTGTGGACGTATGGGGGGCCCGATGTCTGCAAGCTTCACTCGTAAAGGAGTGCCTCTGGTCGCACTTTGGTTGACTGAAGATCCACAGCAAAAGCGTCCTGCGGAAGAAATCGATCTAGTGTTCTGGTGTGACAGCAATTTAAAATTCGATGAACCTGTATTGGCCGACATTATGACTGGAAGAATTTACGATGTGGCTCCACTTTTGTCGCCATTTGTTCCTGGTCGAAAAGATGTTGGCCTTCGTTGTCGTATTCCCTTGCCAGACTATCCACTTATTTTGACGGATCGATCTGTGTTTGATGAATTTGGAGGCATGGTTGATTCGCAGTAA